Proteins from one Juglans microcarpa x Juglans regia isolate MS1-56 chromosome 6S, Jm3101_v1.0, whole genome shotgun sequence genomic window:
- the LOC121236438 gene encoding uncharacterized protein LOC121236438 isoform X2: protein MDLQTGTKPSCQKSWTRILKQFRNRPVFSSGSGEGPPPPKRRRFGCSRSRSNLVVRLTMRSKNFHHKTKVFLEHQSVCSSSKIPLHGCGVLTTESSSQMKARKRKQVSDNPASMSLETSRNASMFPKLTISPLRRFQLLDSDSDDPSGHDNLSREVHKTGPCSTEQQSKPHSPAILSEQKLNVSGSMSQNEDLWKDFCPKKNVCIPTPALDEVFEEYFQSLKDKNLNWKLRSNVCTSNKEARQEHTRSSQNDEQVWNSEDPLPPVHRYFFHDDPKIQKLVRNRLPNFSPLGIIKNRGHQQPNASVIDYMRQFNHEETSKQLATRKTSFEKSSRSGRTKSDVSNKDELLASEGWMDPKVISTFGKGKISKQKATRKINVENRSTKGRNNSKRSKKSNNGEGLNTPGSWVDRKSSISTPNDAGKRPVHANGQSAGHWFTTPEGRRVYVTRGGQELTGRSAYSHYRKESGAGFRKSKKKTSAKKRND from the exons ATGGACCTGCAAACGGGGACGAAGCCTTCCTGCCAGAAGTCATGGACTCGGATCCTGAAACAGTTCCGGAACCGCCCCGTATTCTCAAGCGGCTCAGGCGAGGGCCCCCCACCACCAAAACGCCGTCGTTTCGGTTGCTCCAGGAGTCGCAGCAATCTTGTGGTGCGGTTGACGATGAGATCGAAGAATTTTCATCACAAGACGAAGGTTTTCTTAGAG CACCAATCCGTGTGTAGCAGTTCAAAGATCCCATTGCATGGTTGTGGTGTTTTGACCACTGAATCATCAAGCCAGATGAAGGCAAGGAAAAGGAAACAGGTTTCTGATAACCCAGCTTCAATGAGCTTGGAAACAAGCCGCAATGCCTCGATGTTTCCGAAGTTAACGATCAGTCCTCTTAGAAGGTTCCAGTTacttgattctgattctgatgaTCCATCCGGTCATGACAATTTAAGCAGAGAAGTTCATAAAACTGGTCCATGCTCAACAGAACAACAATCTAAACCCCATTCTCCTGCAATTTTAAGTGAACAAAAGCTAAACGTGTCAGGTAGTATGAGTCAAAATGAGGATTTATGGAAAGATTTCTGCCCAAAGAAGAATGTTTGCATTCCAACACCTGCTTTGGATGAGGTTTTTGAAGAATACTTCCAGTCTTTGAAGGACAAGAATTTGAACTGGAAACTGAGGAGCAATGTATGCACAAGTAACAAAGAGGCTCGTCAAGAACATACAAGAAGCAGCCAAAATGATGAACAAGTGTGGAATTCGGAAGACCCCCTTCCTCCTGTTCATCGATATTTTTTCCATGACGATccaaaaattcagaaattagTCCGCAATCGCTTACCAAACTTTTCCCCACTTGGTATTATTAAGAACAGAGGACATCAACAACCTAATGCATCAGTTATTGATTACAT GAGACAATTCAACCATGAAGAAACTTCTAAACAGCTAGCAACCCGGAAAACCAGTTTTGAGAAAAGCTCCAGAAGTGGAAGAACTAAATCCGATGTATCAAATAAAGACGAATTGCTTGCTTCTGAAGGCTGGATGGACCCCAAAGTCATTTCGACATTTGGCAAGGgaaaaatttctaaacaaaaagcAACACGGAAAATCAATGTTGAGAACAGGTCTACAAAGGGAAGAAATAACTCAAAACgatcaaaaaaatcaaataacgGTGAAGGATTGAACACTCCTGGAAGTTGGGTGGACCGCAAAAGCTCTATCAGCACTCCAAATGATGCTGGTAAAAGACCAGTTCATGCAAATGGCCAGTCTGCAGGTCACTGGTTTACAACCCCAGAAGGAAGGAGG GTTTATGTCACCAGGGGTGGGCAGGAGTTGACAGGTCGAAGCGCTTATAGTCATTACCGGAAG GAGAGTGGAGCAGGGTTTAGGAAGTCGAAAAAGAAAACTAGTGCAAAGAAGAGAAATGACTGA
- the LOC121236438 gene encoding uncharacterized protein LOC121236438 isoform X1, with protein sequence MAGYEPPSFSLGLDLGIDSELQVSFEEFPVQIPASDPVTNGPANGDEAFLPEVMDSDPETVPEPPRILKRLRRGPPTTKTPSFRLLQESQQSCGAVDDEIEEFSSQDEGFLRDAYPPSQHQSVCSSSKIPLHGCGVLTTESSSQMKARKRKQVSDNPASMSLETSRNASMFPKLTISPLRRFQLLDSDSDDPSGHDNLSREVHKTGPCSTEQQSKPHSPAILSEQKLNVSGSMSQNEDLWKDFCPKKNVCIPTPALDEVFEEYFQSLKDKNLNWKLRSNVCTSNKEARQEHTRSSQNDEQVWNSEDPLPPVHRYFFHDDPKIQKLVRNRLPNFSPLGIIKNRGHQQPNASVIDYMRQFNHEETSKQLATRKTSFEKSSRSGRTKSDVSNKDELLASEGWMDPKVISTFGKGKISKQKATRKINVENRSTKGRNNSKRSKKSNNGEGLNTPGSWVDRKSSISTPNDAGKRPVHANGQSAGHWFTTPEGRRVYVTRGGQELTGRSAYSHYRKESGAGFRKSKKKTSAKKRND encoded by the exons ATGGCTGGCTACGAacccccctctttctctctggGACTCGATCTGGGTATCGATTCGGAGCTCCAAGTATCGTTTGAGGAGTTTCCGGTCCAAATACCAGCTTCCGACCCCGTAACAAATGGACCTGCAAACGGGGACGAAGCCTTCCTGCCAGAAGTCATGGACTCGGATCCTGAAACAGTTCCGGAACCGCCCCGTATTCTCAAGCGGCTCAGGCGAGGGCCCCCCACCACCAAAACGCCGTCGTTTCGGTTGCTCCAGGAGTCGCAGCAATCTTGTGGTGCGGTTGACGATGAGATCGAAGAATTTTCATCACAAGACGAAGGTTTTCTTAGAG ATGCATATCCACCATCGCAGCACCAATCCGTGTGTAGCAGTTCAAAGATCCCATTGCATGGTTGTGGTGTTTTGACCACTGAATCATCAAGCCAGATGAAGGCAAGGAAAAGGAAACAGGTTTCTGATAACCCAGCTTCAATGAGCTTGGAAACAAGCCGCAATGCCTCGATGTTTCCGAAGTTAACGATCAGTCCTCTTAGAAGGTTCCAGTTacttgattctgattctgatgaTCCATCCGGTCATGACAATTTAAGCAGAGAAGTTCATAAAACTGGTCCATGCTCAACAGAACAACAATCTAAACCCCATTCTCCTGCAATTTTAAGTGAACAAAAGCTAAACGTGTCAGGTAGTATGAGTCAAAATGAGGATTTATGGAAAGATTTCTGCCCAAAGAAGAATGTTTGCATTCCAACACCTGCTTTGGATGAGGTTTTTGAAGAATACTTCCAGTCTTTGAAGGACAAGAATTTGAACTGGAAACTGAGGAGCAATGTATGCACAAGTAACAAAGAGGCTCGTCAAGAACATACAAGAAGCAGCCAAAATGATGAACAAGTGTGGAATTCGGAAGACCCCCTTCCTCCTGTTCATCGATATTTTTTCCATGACGATccaaaaattcagaaattagTCCGCAATCGCTTACCAAACTTTTCCCCACTTGGTATTATTAAGAACAGAGGACATCAACAACCTAATGCATCAGTTATTGATTACAT GAGACAATTCAACCATGAAGAAACTTCTAAACAGCTAGCAACCCGGAAAACCAGTTTTGAGAAAAGCTCCAGAAGTGGAAGAACTAAATCCGATGTATCAAATAAAGACGAATTGCTTGCTTCTGAAGGCTGGATGGACCCCAAAGTCATTTCGACATTTGGCAAGGgaaaaatttctaaacaaaaagcAACACGGAAAATCAATGTTGAGAACAGGTCTACAAAGGGAAGAAATAACTCAAAACgatcaaaaaaatcaaataacgGTGAAGGATTGAACACTCCTGGAAGTTGGGTGGACCGCAAAAGCTCTATCAGCACTCCAAATGATGCTGGTAAAAGACCAGTTCATGCAAATGGCCAGTCTGCAGGTCACTGGTTTACAACCCCAGAAGGAAGGAGG GTTTATGTCACCAGGGGTGGGCAGGAGTTGACAGGTCGAAGCGCTTATAGTCATTACCGGAAG GAGAGTGGAGCAGGGTTTAGGAAGTCGAAAAAGAAAACTAGTGCAAAGAAGAGAAATGACTGA